A window of Mixophyes fleayi isolate aMixFle1 chromosome 10, aMixFle1.hap1, whole genome shotgun sequence contains these coding sequences:
- the SHCBP1 gene encoding SHC SH2 domain-binding protein 1 has translation MSEGRIPEGEMEMEDGSTREPAYIKDVRQVLFQEDEDSDYGSHKKLKKESPRRRLAGNVQFPDLFQTSNLLFYERFEAYKDYLLGDGKPSEVTEFIAEYLEKALEPSGWKAVWRTDIFEVLLEVTDVSYSSLKAVVQACEPFTCECLMDCVTEQSIRDLLEVKEQKVPLQELFVVFDYSGEFDQTAMAIEHVRFFYQHIWRSWDEEEEDHIDYFTRCAEPRLRLHYDILEERIPSELVSEYHSILSRCEEVYSQFNSLRTALSNRDSGSDCELDNVSMVEGMKMDGEMENLKRKLKLIENPLLRYLFCYHKSPGSYSLKRKGPRPAGRKVIHVVSTSMSIETLTCVTRERLEPESCNQNQEIQFHKDLLEAVNTCYDGDLVLVCPGHYFVHGQICIADSIHLEGYGLTDDIIIEKKGKGDKFIECCGPHVKFSNVKLIQHDAVEGIVSVLSGKTELENCVLQCDTTGITVKKSAELLMKYCDLYGAKGAGVEIYPGSSCGLFDNGIHHCKDGILIKDFIDEVHDFPKISLENNVIHNNEGYAVVLVKPVATLDIMRPDTAPEDKNLDTNMAEDEADSAALQLDAGEKMTTEDQVEQSEDHIGEHMNPPISAQAVETIADPSNEEAESSPPFAEVESDYCIASVEDDGNEAIATELTANSRRKTMIHKKRLSTLGITKADDEQIMAQDMFVSIVDNQFKRNGKGSFGTFLF, from the exons TCTTGTTCCAGGAGGATGAGGACAGCGACTATGGCAGCCACAAAAAGCTCAAGAAGGAGTCTCCACGACGTAGATTAGCTGGAAACGTGCAGTTCCCAGATTTATTCCAGACCAGCAACCTCCTCTTCTATGAGAGGTTTGAGGCCTACAAGGATTATCTGCTGG GAGACGGTAAACCCTCCGAAGTGACAGAGTTTATAGCCGAATATTTGGAAAAGGCCCTGGAACCCTCTGGCTGGAAGGCAGTGTGGCGCACAGATATCTTTGAAGTTCTTTTAGAG GTGACGGACGTGTCCTACTCCAGCCTGAAAGCCGTGGTTCAGGCGTGCGAGCCGTTTACATGTGAATGTCTTATGGATTGCGTGACTGAGCAGAGCATCCGCGACCTGTTGGAAGTGAAGGAGCAGAAAGTCCCTCTGCAGGAGCTCTTTGTGGTGTTTGATTATTCGGGGGAGTTTGATCAGACCGCCATGGCTATTGAACATGTCAG GTTTTTCTACCAACACATCTGGCGTTCCTGGGATGAAGAGGAAGAAGATCATATTGATTATTTTACAAGATGCGCTGAGCCGCGATTGCGCCT GCATTACGACATTCTAGAAGAGCGGATTCCGTCCGAGCTGGTGTCTGAGTATCACTCCATCCTGTCTCGCTGTGAAGAGGTTTACTCGCAGTTCAACAGCCTCCGGACCGCGTTGTCCAACAGAGACTCCGGCTCTGACTGTGAACTGGATAACGTGTCCATGGTTGAAGGGATGAAGATGGATGGAGAGATGGAGAACCTGAAGAGGAAGCTTAAACTGATCGAGAACCCTCTCCTGAG GTATCTCTTCTGTTACCATAAAAGTCCTGGATCCTACAGCCTGAAAAGGAAAGGCCCCCGTCCTGCCGGGAGGAAGGTCATTCATGTTGTCTCCACGAGTATGTCCATCGAGACTCTGACCTGTGTGACCAGAGAGCGACTGGAGCCCGAGTCTTGTAACCAAAATCAGGAAATCCAG TTCCATAAGGACCTGTTGGAGGCGGTGAACACCTGCTACGACGGGGACCTGGTCTTAGTCTGTCCTGGCCATTATTTCGTACACGGACAGATCTGCATTGCGGACTCTATACATTTAGAAG GCTACGGCTTGACCGATGACATCATTATAGAGAAGAAAGGAAAAGGAGATAAGTTTATTGAATGTTGTGGCCCCCACGTGAAGTTCTCCAACGTGAAGCTCATCCAGCACGATGCGGTAGAAGGCATCGTCA GTGTCCTGAGCGGCAAGACGGAGCTGGAGAACTGTGTGTTACAATGTGACACTACGGGGATCACCGTGAAGAAGTCTGCAGAGCTACTGATGAAGTATTGTGACTTGTATGGGGCAAAG GGCGCTGGGGTGGAGATCTATCCTGGAAGTAGCTGCGGCCTGTTTGATAACGGAATTCACCACTGTAAAGATGGGATTCTGATCAAG GACTTCATTGACGAGGTTCATGATTTTCCCAAAATATCCCTGGAGAACAACGTGATCCATAACAACGAGGGCTATGCTGTTGTGTTGGTGAAACCTGTCGCTACGTTGGATATTATGAGGCCGGATACAGCCCCAGAAG ATAAAAATCTGGACACGAACATGGCAGAAGATGAAGCAGATTCGGCTGCGCTACAGTTGGATGCGGGGGAGAAGATGACGACAGAAGATCAGGTTGAGCAGTCTGAGGATCACATAGGAGAACATATGAATCCCCCCATCTCTGCGCAGGCGGTGGAGACCATTGCTGACCCCTCCAATGAAGAGGCGGAATCCAGTCCTCCCTTTGCTGAAGTAGAAAGCGATTATTGCATCGCTAGCGTGGAGGACGATGGTAACGAGGCCATCGCTACTGAACTGACGGCCAATTCTAGAAGGAAGACCATGATCCACAAGAAGAGACTGAGCACCTTGGGGATAACCAAAGCCGACGACGAGCAGATAATGGCCCAGGACATGTTTGTCTCCATCGTCGATAACCAGTTTAAACGGAACGGAAAAGGCAGCTTTGGGACCTTTCTGTTCTAA